TCCTTCATGTCAGAATAATCAATATCGTTCACAACAACTTTCGTTTTATAGAAAGATGCATCTGAAATATTTAAAAACTTCTGTACCTCATCATCACTGTCCATTTCTACAGTAATATACTGAGGCATACTCTCATCTTCTTCATATCTTTCGTTTTTTATAGAAATAATTCTTTTACCTTCAAATAGTTTTAATGATGTTTTCTCTAAAGATTCACCTAATTCATTTGGTTCAATCCAAAGATCAACAAATTGATTCTTCTTTAGATTAAGTGCCTTATCTTCTTTTCTTAACTCTAAAGAAATGCTTCTATTGTCATTTTTTAAGTTCTTTACAATACGACTCGTATTAATCATTTCCCCCTTGTAAATTGGAGCATTTGCTATCTTCCCTTCGCTATACTCCGTATCAAGAACTAGATTATCTCTATCTAAATCACCTAGTACAACATTCAAAGCTTTAGTATTATTACTAGTTAGTTTTTCTTTAAATGCAATATCTTTTGTTGCTACAACTACCCTAGTCTCCTGAAGAGGTATTTCTTTAATTTCTTCTTCGTAATACCATAAACCTATAATCACTAACACTAAAAATGTTATGATTTTCTTATTCTTAATATCAATCTTCAATTGCCCTTCTCCTTTAATTTTTTATTGTAAATGACACCTTATAAATGTAAATTTTTATCCTATAAAGTATATATTAGAAAAGAATAAAAACTATAATATATTATAACACAATATATATAATTCTAAAACATCATTTAAATAATATACAAAGAAAATGTCAATGATTAAAAAGTCTCAAAAAACATAATTTCTGAAAAAATATTTCATAATGGAGTATTTTTTGTTATAATTTAAATAGAGGTGATAATTATGGTATTCCTAATACCAAGCGTAATATCTATTATGATAGTAATGACACTAAAATTTATATATGGACTATTTAACTTCACAGGTCAATTCATACTAACTAGTATATTAATGGGCTTATCTGCCTATGTAATAAATACTGGCCTGTTATTCTAGGAGGAAATATGGGAGAAAGGAAATATTATCTTCAAACTAAATTAACAGAAGAAGAAGAGAAAATACTAAAAGAAAAGTGTAAACTTATGTCCAGGAACACATATATTAAACTAGTATGTCTTCATGAACCTAAAACAATAAAAAATATATACGTACAGAGTAAAAAAGAAAAAAAAGAAAAAGTAGGAAAGAAAAGACTAATTATATGCAAAGTTAGTGAAGAAGAGTATAATCAAGTTCTTGCATCAGCTGAAAAACTAGGTTTTCAATTCATCGACGACTACGTCTACTTCATGGCATTATACTCTGAGCTCAAAATAACAGTTGATGCTAATAATTTAAAAAAGAAGTGTTCAAATAACAAAGAAGAAGATTAATAAAAACAAATATATAAAAATTATGGATAGTGTTGTATCCTCTCAGAATGATATTCTTAGTAATAACTTTCAAGGAATCTTCACTTCCATATCAAAATTTAGCGAAATTGAGTTTTGGAAGTAATCAACTATATCGAGGCTAACAACGAAAGAATTTCAGTTATATCATCTGAAATGAAATCACTTGAAACTGATAAATGTGTATCTCTGGCTCCATCCTTATATGCAAATGTACTAGAGAGATATAATTTTGTTGAATAGGGGGAAAATGCAGAAGCTATAAAATCAAAAGGCAACATCCTCATGCTTAATCCTGATTATGTAATCTTCCACAATCTTATTACTAAAGAAAACATTGAAGAAATTTCTAAGCTTACCAGGAGGGGCCTAAAAATAATCGGTTTCTCTGAAAAAGATTCATTAGTACTGGAGAACTACATAAATAAACATAATCATGAATTTACTTTCTTCTATCCTATCGAAGAAAAGATTTGATAAACTATTAAAATAATAATTCTATATCAACGAGATGATTATTAATTTTTTTATACAAAAAAATCCCCAATGCTTTCACATTGAGGATTACTTTCTTATAAACTATATATTCCTTAAAAGATCTAGTAATGTTTTCTCTCCTTTTTTGACCTTCTTTATTTGCTTATACTTCTGGATTGCAAACTTTAGCTTTTCTATATCTTTAAAATAATCTCTTACAGTCTTACCACTTTTAACATCTTTCATTTTAAGTGTTGCCTTACAATACTCACTAGGTTTTAATCCCGATTTATTAAATTCTTTGTATTTATCTTCACATAGTATAATAAGAATTTCAATTTCAGGAGCAGTAATGATATTAATAACATCTACTTGATGTTGATATGCTTTGCTCAGTTTAAAGTTCTCTCTTCTTGAGTCCAATATCCTCAGTACTGTTATCTTCTCTTTAAATCTTTTGTTTAAATACCTACTCTCAAACTTTTTTCCATTCCTACAACGTATTATTTCTCCGTCTAGTAATTGTTCCTCATTAAAAATTAGTAAGTTATTCTCAAGTAATAAATCCATAATTGCTCTTTCGGCATTGCCTTCACAAATACATGCTACAGTACTATTAAGCTCCATATCTATCACCTAACTTTTTAAATACTTTCTTTAGGCCAATATAAGAGTAATAATCTGGAGCAGTTCCTTTTAATAAGTCACTCTGATAAGCATCACTTTTCTTAACATCGTTTCTTATTGATTGTTTAGATAAGTTTTCTGCATAAATGCCACCATTATTCCTAATTATATATATATTATCCTTTCTTTCAAACTCATCAAGTAATTCTGGGTAATGAGTTGAAAATATTATGGAAGCTCCTTTTTTATTCACCTTCTTGTTCATGAAAAACCTTATTAATGTAGCAACAATTTCCTTATTAAAGTGATTTTCTAGTTCGTCTATAATCAAATATCCTCCGTTAGAAAGTACGATCATTGCATTAATAAATACATTTATACCTTTCACAGTACCAGAAGAAAGATAATTATTTAATTTCTCTATAGAATATAGCACTATCTCTTCTCTACCTTTAAATTTAAGCCTCAATTCAACATCTTGCTCAAATTCTTCGTCAACGTTTAGATTCAGATATTCTATACTTGAATCAAGAAAAGATATCAGCTCCTGGGGAAAATCACCCAATATTCTAATCAAATTGACATTGGTCCAATTAATTAGATCCTGGAACATCACCCTGCTATTATTTCTCTTATTCAGGGCAATAATTATACTAATATCTTCAGGTAAAAATTCTTCATCACCTTTCCTTACTTGAATAGGTTCCATATTAGTAAAATCAAATATACTCTTCTTTGTTTTAATGGATGTTATTTTCTTACTCCATAATCTCTCTTTGGCTATAACATATTTATCAACATCTGAACTCATTCCCTTTTCAGCTTCAATCTTAGTTTCTAGTCTAAATATATAGTCACTAGAATCCGTAAAAAATACATCAAACTCTACCTCACTACCACTAGAAATACCTTCCAAGATATCATTTGTTTCTATCTTATTTATAGACTCATTATTTAACATATTTAGTACGAATGAAATAACTTTTAGTGTAGTCGTTTTACCAGATGCATTTATTCCTATCATAGCAAGTACATTATTCAAATATATTTTTGGTGAAATTTCAAATAACATATCGTTATTATCTCTCATAACACGGTCTAGTGCTAAGAAATCTATCTCCAATTCTTTCGAAAACAAATTAAGGCCTTTAGCTTTGACTTTCAATAATTTCATTTTTCACAACTCCTTTTAAACATTTAAACAGATTATGTGTTTTATTATGTTAATTGTATAATTAAATATCGTGATTAGCAAGACTTTTGTTGTGTTTAAACGAAAAAAGCGTTTAAATGCAATTTGATTATCGATTATACTTTTTTATACTTGTCTTTTGAAAATTATAACCATACACATTTAGAAATGATACTAGCAGAATATGAAAACAAATGATCACATTATAATTATTATCAATTATTCCTTTTAACCCAATATCAGATATATAATCGAACCAAGGTAAAAGTGTATCCGTATCCTCTTCTACTTTTTTAAGGTATTCATCATATTTTAGTACATCATCACCGGATTCTACAAAATTTATATATGTCTCGAACTTATTTTTGAAAAAATGGTCCTTTTCACATCTTCTATCATAATCATCGTCATTAAAGAGCTCTGCATCACAAAATACTAACTTCATTGATTTCAGTAACATTAGAAATCTTGTCTCTTTATTAGTGGCCATTGTTGTATCTATACACTCTAATTGTTTCTCTATTTTATTACACCAATAAAAAAATACTAAAAATCTATAGATAAAACTATGGAAATAGTACTTCTCATTTTCAGTATCTTGGTTCTTTCCAACTACATGCCACCCTTTGCACCTCATATCAGTAAAGTTCCATAGTCTATGATTTAACTCCTCTGCTGAGTTCAATAATTTAGTTTTATAAATACCTATATTATTGTAAAACTTCCTGCTCTGCGAGTACTCATACTCACATAAAAAATAATCTTCCTAATTAATAGGAAGATTATTTTTTGTTATTTATATTGTAGGTCGAATATTGATAAATTTTTCAATTTATCATATTTTACGTCATACTGACTTATAAACATTACTATGATTTCAGCACCTCTTGTATCTATTTCGAAAGGTGTAATTTCTCCAGATTTAACTGTAACATATTCTAGTACTTCAGAATATTCACTTTTAGATTTTCTGAATAATACTTTAACTTCACTAATTTTTCCGGATT
The sequence above is drawn from the Tissierellales bacterium genome and encodes:
- a CDS encoding ATP-binding protein; this translates as MKLLKVKAKGLNLFSKELEIDFLALDRVMRDNNDMLFEISPKIYLNNVLAMIGINASGKTTTLKVISFVLNMLNNESINKIETNDILEGISSGSEVEFDVFFTDSSDYIFRLETKIEAEKGMSSDVDKYVIAKERLWSKKITSIKTKKSIFDFTNMEPIQVRKGDEEFLPEDISIIIALNKRNNSRVMFQDLINWTNVNLIRILGDFPQELISFLDSSIEYLNLNVDEEFEQDVELRLKFKGREEIVLYSIEKLNNYLSSGTVKGINVFINAMIVLSNGGYLIIDELENHFNKEIVATLIRFFMNKKVNKKGASIIFSTHYPELLDEFERKDNIYIIRNNGGIYAENLSKQSIRNDVKKSDAYQSDLLKGTAPDYYSYIGLKKVFKKLGDRYGA